One Flavobacterium cerinum genomic window, CCTGAACGCCATAATCCTCCAGTATCTTTTTTACGATATGCTCGTGACTACCGGTTATTTTAATATCGTCCATAAAGAGACACAGCTTACCGCTGATGTAATTTTTATCAATATAATACGTGTCATTCGAGATCATTTTAACACGATCTTCATACGACAGGTTACCGTAATCTGTTGTATACGTCTGATTTCGGTATATTTTGGATTCAGCCAACGCTTTTTTATTATGATCAAATAAAAATTCATTCATCCTGTTTTTAAAATAAAAACTAAGATAATTGGATGCCGTTGGTATAGACAAATACGGACTTGGCAGGATCACAATTTCATCATGTGCCAATATCATGTCTTTATATTTTGCAATAAATCCATCGAAAAGTTCATCACCGAATTTCTGAGCAATAGTACTATCGCCGAATTTGAATTTACTGTATTCCGCCTCTGAAAACGGACAATTATACTTATCTGTAATTTTATGCAGGCTGTAAGTTAGGTTCATTTAAGTTTGTCTTTAAAAGATGTGCGTTAAAACCGAATGTAAGCGCTCCGTCATAATCCGAAACCACATTATCTCCTACATGGATAATTTCGCTTTTTTTAATATCATTTGTTTGCAAAATCATATCGTAAGCATACTGATATAATTGTTGATTCGGTTTGGAATAGCCGATTTCATCCGAATAAAGCTGAAACGAAAAATACCGGCTTATTTCATAATGCTCCAGAATTTTCCGTAAACTGCTTCCTTTTATAAAAGCCGTATTACTCAATATATTCATACCAATACCTTTGGCGTGTAACGTTTCCAGCACTTGCGGTATGGTATCGTGAATAAGCAACGGTTTATAGGCGAACAAAAGCTCTTCCGTTTCTTTATAGAAACCGTCCAGATCCTTTTTAGTATAACGCTCAATTTTACCGTCAGTAAGATTTCCGAGAATTAAAAGATAGATCTCATAAGTATCCAGATTCTTCCCTACCTTTTCGTTTATGGTATTGGTAAGCAAATCCATATTTCGTATAACGGCTGTCAGCTCTTCCATCGGTTTATCTATTTTAAAATAGTCGCGGAACAGTTCGTTTCTTTTGTTTTTGAATTGCGGATTGGATCTGATTATCGTGAGCCACAAATCAAATGAAATATGTTTATAATGATCAAAATTAGGTATCCAATCCATATAATTATATTGCAAATGGAGGTAAATATAGA contains:
- a CDS encoding phosphoribosyltransferase family protein; the protein is MNLTYSLHKITDKYNCPFSEAEYSKFKFGDSTIAQKFGDELFDGFIAKYKDMILAHDEIVILPSPYLSIPTASNYLSFYFKNRMNEFLFDHNKKALAESKIYRNQTYTTDYGNLSYEDRVKMISNDTYYIDKNYISGKLCLFMDDIKITGSHEHIVKKILEDYGVQGEFVFLYYAELINKDIHPNIENYYNYFFVKDAESLASVINHDSFVFNTRTVKYILKLPKMEFNELLDRIEDTASLKELFRLAVSNNYHTIAEYKENLTFIYTLTNQKSNNYGYQLTERST
- a CDS encoding HAD family hydrolase is translated as MDWIPNFDHYKHISFDLWLTIIRSNPQFKNKRNELFRDYFKIDKPMEELTAVIRNMDLLTNTINEKVGKNLDTYEIYLLILGNLTDGKIERYTKKDLDGFYKETEELLFAYKPLLIHDTIPQVLETLHAKGIGMNILSNTAFIKGSSLRKILEHYEISRYFSFQLYSDEIGYSKPNQQLYQYAYDMILQTNDIKKSEIIHVGDNVVSDYDGALTFGFNAHLLKTNLNEPNLQPA